A window of the Sporosarcina sp. FSL K6-2383 genome harbors these coding sequences:
- the cccB gene encoding cytochrome c551 — MKSKLLAVMFGAVLVLGACGGDKADTSKDTGGETATADAEAIVNKSCIACHGSNLEGQGNTPGLADIGARMSEEEIHTIIEKGTSGGMPPGLIKGDDATAVAKWLAEKK, encoded by the coding sequence ATGAAGAGCAAACTACTAGCAGTCATGTTCGGAGCTGTACTCGTCCTTGGAGCATGTGGTGGCGATAAAGCTGACACAAGCAAAGACACAGGTGGAGAAACAGCAACTGCTGACGCAGAAGCAATCGTAAACAAGAGCTGTATCGCATGTCACGGTAGTAACCTTGAAGGTCAAGGTAATACACCTGGACTAGCTGATATCGGCGCACGTATGTCTGAAGAAGAAATTCATACAATCATTGAAAAAGGTACAAGCGGCGGTATGCCACCTGGACTTATTAAAGGTGATGACGCTACAGCAGTAGCGAAATGGCTTGCAGAGAAAAAATAA
- the ftsE gene encoding cell division ATP-binding protein FtsE has protein sequence MIVMKNVYKKYPNGVVAANGINIEIDRGEFVYVVGPSGAGKSTFIKMMYREEASTSGDIIINGINLSTIRNKRVPNLRRQIGVVFQDFKLLPKLNVYENVAFALEVIEETPAQIRKKVNDVLGLVGLTQKARMFPNELSGGEQQRVSIARSIVNVPKVVIADEPTGNLDPETSWEIMRIFEQINARGTTIVMATHNREIVNTIRHRVIVVEGGLITRDEYGGEYGYEG, from the coding sequence ATGATTGTAATGAAAAATGTGTACAAAAAGTATCCCAATGGGGTTGTAGCAGCAAACGGCATTAATATTGAAATTGACAGAGGCGAGTTCGTCTATGTGGTTGGACCGAGTGGTGCTGGAAAGTCGACGTTCATCAAAATGATGTATCGTGAAGAGGCTTCTACGAGTGGTGACATCATTATTAATGGCATTAACCTTTCGACAATTCGCAACAAGAGAGTGCCTAATTTGCGTCGGCAAATTGGTGTCGTTTTCCAAGACTTTAAATTATTACCGAAATTAAATGTGTATGAAAATGTGGCATTTGCTCTTGAAGTAATTGAGGAAACGCCAGCACAAATTAGAAAAAAAGTAAATGATGTACTTGGACTTGTGGGACTGACGCAAAAAGCAAGAATGTTCCCTAATGAGTTATCGGGTGGAGAACAACAGCGCGTTTCCATTGCAAGGTCAATTGTTAACGTCCCTAAAGTTGTGATTGCAGATGAGCCGACTGGGAACTTGGATCCTGAAACATCATGGGAGATCATGAGGATTTTCGAACAGATTAATGCTCGTGGAACGACAATTGTCATGGCCACCCATAATAGGGAAATCGTAAACACAATTAGGCATCGTGTCATCGTAGTGGAAGGCGGACTTATCACCCGTGATGAATACGGAGGTGAGTACGGCTATGAAGGCTAG